From the Nostoc sp. PCC 7107 genome, the window AATCCCGAATGTAGGCGGGGTTATGTAAATCTCGCAGAGAATAAAACAGGCCTAAAGCCGCCGCCGAGGCTTGCAGAGCATCCATTGGATGACCGCTTTCTGGGAAGCATTTCATCATGTCCCGAATGCGGTATTTAATCCGCCTGTGGAGGCGAACTTCTTCCTCAAATGCTTGTAGTTCTTCTTTACTTGGCAATTCACCCCAGATGAGGAGATAAGCAGTTTCGAGAAAGGTACTTTTTTCTGCTAATTCCTCAATCCGGATGCCACGATATTCTAGTATTCCCTTCTGCCCATCTACGTAGCTGATACTCGATTGAGCTGCGGGAATGCCTTCTAAACCAGGCTTGTATTCACACACCATCATGGCAACACCATTTACTTTGTGAAATATTCGATCACGCTAACTTACCAGAAATTATTTTTGCCATAACAGTAGTCGTTCTCACAACAATTCTTCGAGAAGAATTGAAAAACTGCTATAGCAAGTATTTGGGGGGTGTCAACCAGAACATTTGACTACGACCCACAACAGAGCCTGCTTCTGGTAGTTTTACTCCGATCATACCTGCTTTTTTCAGGACTAAACAGCCTTTGATTTCTCCCCAAAGGAGAATTTCTGCCCAACTACTCAAATCAGGCTCATGGCCTACCAAGGCCAGGCGGGTATTTTGAGAATAATTTTTGGGTTCTAACCAGTAAACCAACCAACTGGAAAGATGACCGCCAGTTGCAAGATGAGTAGATTCTTCTAACTGCGAACTGAGTCCGGTAGCGATGAGAATTTCTGCTGTTTGGCGGGCGCGGGCTAAAGGGCTGGTGACAATCAAATCAAATTGCAAGTCTAACTTGAGGAGACGCTGGGCTACTTTTTCGGTTTTTTGCCTTCCTTCTTTGGTGAGTTCGCGTTCTTCATCTTTAATACCCACTTCTCTCTCTTGCGCGATGCCATGTCGAATCAGATACAGTTCCACAATAATAGCCCTGAGTGCTGAGTTAGGATTTACGCCTGATGTTATTTAACATATCCTAATTATTCTCGAATGCTACCAGTCCAAGCTGTGCTTTTTAGGTGGATTCTGGCGATCGCATCATTAATATCCCATCATTAATGTTGATATTTGTGGATCATTCACCCTTTGGCATTCGTAGTTGTTTGTCTTTAATTGTTTGATGCTTAGGTTCTCATAGGATAATGGATTATTGCGATCGCGTTTAAAACTGCGCGTCTTAGGGTTAAACTCCCATAGGCAGCAAGCAATTATACTCGATACTCACTGTTTAGTAATTAGTTGGGTTGGACTTTATAGTATTTTTGTACTATAAAAATACTATAAAGGATAGCGGATTCTACAGTTTTATACGGACTACACAATTGTGACAAAAAGTGTTTACCGATCTAGGCAAGATAGACTAGATTGAGATTTTCAAAAATACCTCACAAAATTAGCAGCTTTAAATATTTTAATTATGATAAGTTGTAAACTTTTAAAGTTATTAATTTAAATATTATGATCCAAACTAAACTAAACTTAAAATCTCCAGAAACTCCTGTAAATCCAATCTTTGCTAACCATGAAACTTTTCACCCTCGTTTTGGCTGGTTAAAAAAAGGATTTGATGCAGCTAAGAAAAATTCAGGTGTTTTCTTACAGGATGATGCTCCTGTGCGCTTGGGTGTTGGTAAAAATATGGTACGTGCTATTCGTTATTGGTGTAGTGCATTCAAAGTTCTAGATAAAAATAATTTACCGACAACATTTGGGGAAAAACTTTTAGGAAATAATGGATGGGACTCTTATTTAGAAAATCCAGCATCATTATGGTTATTACATTGGAATTTGTTAAAGCCAACTTGTGAAGCGGCAGCTTGGTATTATATCTTTAACGTTTTTCGAGATCCAGATTTTACAAAAGAAGATATTTTAGCTGGATTACAAGATTATATCAGAAGTTTTGACAAAAAAATTGCTGATTCTTCTTTTATCAAAGATGTAAATTGTATTTTAAGAATGTATGCAGCCCAGGATTTTCTTAAAGATAATGCGCCCATTGAAGATTCTATTGATTGTCCTTTCACTGAACTTGGTTTAATCCGTCATTTTGGTAAAAATTATCAGTTTAAAATTGGTGCAAAAGCAAATTTACCTGCATCAGTTATAGTTGCTACTTGTTTAGAATATGCTAGTTGGGCAAATAAAGATAGCAATACAATTACTATTCGTCGGTTACTTTATGATGAAGGTAGTCCAGGGACAGTATTTAAACTTACTGAAAGCATTTTATGTACAGCTATTGAGACAGTTGCTAAAGAATTTAATGGGATACTTTTTGAAAATACCGCCGGATTAATTCAGTTATCTTTACCAGAAAATCCAGAGGTATTAGCTGTAGAAATTTTAGATAAATATTATAGTATGTGACAGGGAACAGAATTAAAAGCAATTTTTATCTATGAATTTATGATTGCTGTATCTCCTGATATGGTTGATAACTACTATTTAATTATTATTAAAGATGAGTAAGATTATGACTAACAAGAAGCTATCGCATTATTTCAGTCTTCAACGTCGCTATTCTCGTTCTATTAACTTAGAAAGAGATTTGGATAGTGTGGAAGCTTTAGAGGGTTATGTGCTTACGAAAAGAGCAATTGATTCTTTAAAACGTATTCTAAATAATTTTAATTCAGATGAAGGCGAAAGAGCTTGGACTTTAACTAGTGTTTATGGTACTGGAAAATCGGCTTTCGCTAATTATTTAATTTCCTTATGTGCTGGTTCTACAAACAAAATGCACATGAAGGCTTCATCGATAGCTGAAGATAAATTAGATAAAGATAGTGATATTTATCAATTAATTCAAGACAAAATTACTCCGAAAGGATTAATTAGGGCTGTGGCTACGGGGCAAAGAGAGCCAATTAGCCATACTATTATTAGGGGCTTATTAACTGGTGTTGATAATTTTTGGACTCCTTGCCAAAGAAACAAAATTAACGTTGTGCGTCAGTTAGTTGATTTAGAAGCAGAAATTAATGATGGCGGAAAGGTTGATAGTAGAGAAATTCCTAATTTAGTTTTGGAATTAGCTAAGGAGTCTCAAACAGGAATATTCCTGGTTATTGATGAACTAGGAAAGAATTTAGAGTATGCTAGTCATGCTCAAGGAAATGAAGATTTATATCTCTTACAACAATTAGCCGAACTACCCAAAGATAGTAAACATCCGATTTATATTTTAGGGATTTTACATCAAGCTTTCGCAGAATATGGTCAACGATTAGCAACTGTTCAACGCAACGAATGGG encodes:
- the sixA gene encoding phosphohistidine phosphatase SixA, producing the protein MELYLIRHGIAQEREVGIKDEERELTKEGRQKTEKVAQRLLKLDLQFDLIVTSPLARARQTAEILIATGLSSQLEESTHLATGGHLSSWLVYWLEPKNYSQNTRLALVGHEPDLSSWAEILLWGEIKGCLVLKKAGMIGVKLPEAGSVVGRSQMFWLTPPKYLL
- a CDS encoding DUF4007 family protein, whose amino-acid sequence is MIQTKLNLKSPETPVNPIFANHETFHPRFGWLKKGFDAAKKNSGVFLQDDAPVRLGVGKNMVRAIRYWCSAFKVLDKNNLPTTFGEKLLGNNGWDSYLENPASLWLLHWNLLKPTCEAAAWYYIFNVFRDPDFTKEDILAGLQDYIRSFDKKIADSSFIKDVNCILRMYAAQDFLKDNAPIEDSIDCPFTELGLIRHFGKNYQFKIGAKANLPASVIVATCLEYASWANKDSNTITIRRLLYDEGSPGTVFKLTESILCTAIETVAKEFNGILFENTAGLIQLSLPENPEVLAVEILDKYYSM